The Saccharopolyspora gloriosae genome window below encodes:
- a CDS encoding FAD-dependent oxidoreductase: MATTEPVLVIGAGVTGLSTAVTLAEAGVPVRIRTDERPAETTSAVAGAMWGPALLQPADRVQGWVARTYHRLVELAADDTSGVHLAAGRMAARVDLGDQLPPEALLLPDLRRCAPDELPDGFVSGYRATAPLIDMPRYLDHLTERFRAAGGELLLSPVSSLVEAVEEAGRVVNCTGVGAHELVGDPGVRPVRGQHVVVRNPGVTEYFVEIGAGPEFTAYMPHGDHVVLGGTAVDQDWSRIPGREAGAAILRRCAHVEPLLAGADVLGETVGLRPGRDAVRLEVERFGGGTVVHNYGHSGCGVALSWGCAAEAAELVLTG, translated from the coding sequence ATGGCTACCACCGAGCCCGTCCTGGTCATCGGTGCCGGAGTGACCGGTCTCAGCACCGCCGTCACCCTCGCCGAAGCCGGTGTCCCGGTGCGCATCCGCACCGACGAACGGCCCGCCGAGACCACCTCGGCCGTCGCCGGGGCGATGTGGGGGCCGGCGCTGCTGCAACCCGCCGACCGCGTTCAGGGCTGGGTCGCCCGCACCTACCACCGCCTCGTCGAACTCGCCGCCGACGACACCAGCGGCGTGCACCTCGCCGCCGGGCGGATGGCGGCCCGCGTCGACCTCGGCGACCAGCTGCCGCCCGAGGCGCTGCTGCTGCCCGACCTGCGCCGTTGCGCACCCGACGAGCTACCGGACGGGTTCGTCAGCGGCTACCGGGCGACCGCGCCGCTGATCGACATGCCGCGCTACCTCGACCACCTCACCGAGCGGTTCCGGGCCGCCGGTGGGGAACTGCTGCTCAGCCCGGTGTCCTCGCTGGTCGAAGCGGTCGAGGAAGCGGGCAGGGTCGTGAACTGCACCGGAGTGGGCGCGCACGAACTCGTCGGCGATCCCGGAGTGCGTCCCGTGCGGGGCCAGCACGTCGTCGTGCGCAACCCCGGTGTCACCGAGTACTTCGTGGAGATCGGAGCCGGCCCCGAGTTCACCGCGTACATGCCGCACGGCGACCACGTGGTGCTCGGCGGTACCGCGGTCGACCAGGACTGGTCGCGCATCCCCGGACGCGAAGCGGGCGCCGCCATCCTGCGGCGCTGCGCGCACGTCGAACCGCTGCTCGCCGGAGCCGACGTGCTCGGCGAGACCGTGGGACTCCGCCCCGGACGGGACGCGGTCAGGCTGGAGGTCGAGCGGTTCGGCGGCGGCACCGTCGTGCACAACTACGGGCACTCCGGGTGCGGCGTCGCGCTGTCCTGGGGCTGCGCCGCGGAAGCCGCCGAGCTGGTGCTGACCGGCTGA
- a CDS encoding VOC family protein: MDLKRAVPILTVPELPTAVAAYQRVLGLDVLMDHGWIATLGSGGTAQFSLMTTDRTAPCNPVASLDVADVDSAHDEVVRQGFEVVHPLTDEEWGVRRFFFRDPGGNVINVLTHR, translated from the coding sequence GTGGACCTCAAACGAGCCGTGCCGATCCTGACCGTGCCCGAGCTGCCCACCGCCGTCGCGGCGTACCAGCGAGTGCTGGGGTTGGACGTGCTGATGGACCACGGCTGGATCGCCACCTTGGGCAGCGGCGGCACGGCCCAGTTCAGCCTCATGACCACCGACCGCACCGCCCCCTGCAACCCCGTCGCGTCGCTGGACGTCGCCGACGTCGACTCCGCGCACGACGAGGTCGTGCGCCAGGGCTTCGAGGTCGTCCACCCGCTGACCGACGAGGAGTGGGGCGTTCGGCGCTTCTTCTTCCGCGACCCCGGCGGCAACGTCATCAACGTGCTCACCCACCGCTGA
- a CDS encoding ABC transporter permease, with protein sequence MTATVSAEVSPAPAGRRSAPLARVLLAEFRWVLRRPRNLLALLMLAGLPVLIGVGIALTGGPGSGGGPGLLSSVAGNGLVLPVASILLAQSMLLPLVVAMVAADAIAGEASHGTLRGLLIAPLGRVRLVGVKSAGVLLMVLLSVLVLAVSGLLTGLIIVGGDGLVTLSGTTLSLGAALGRIALAVLWCAAQMAAIGAVALALSSLTEHPLVVMAGTMAALIVFGVLGTVPSLEWLRPLLITTDWSAVIDVLRDPIFTDTLSTGLLRAGCYLVIGLSATVLRMVTRDA encoded by the coding sequence ATGACCGCGACCGTGTCCGCCGAGGTTTCCCCGGCACCCGCCGGGCGCCGATCGGCGCCGCTGGCGCGGGTGCTGCTGGCCGAGTTCCGCTGGGTGCTGCGCCGCCCGCGCAACCTGCTCGCGCTGCTGATGCTGGCGGGACTGCCGGTCCTGATCGGGGTGGGGATCGCGCTGACCGGTGGACCGGGCAGCGGCGGGGGCCCGGGGCTGCTGAGCTCGGTCGCGGGCAACGGCCTGGTGCTGCCGGTGGCGAGCATCCTGCTGGCGCAATCGATGCTGCTGCCGCTGGTGGTGGCGATGGTCGCGGCGGACGCGATCGCGGGCGAGGCGTCCCACGGCACGCTGCGCGGTCTGCTGATCGCGCCGCTCGGCCGGGTTCGCCTGGTGGGCGTCAAGTCCGCGGGCGTCCTGCTGATGGTCCTGCTGTCGGTGCTGGTGCTCGCCGTGAGCGGCCTGCTCACCGGTTTGATCATCGTCGGCGGGGACGGCTTGGTGACGTTGTCCGGGACGACGCTGTCGCTGGGCGCCGCGCTGGGCAGGATCGCGCTGGCAGTGCTCTGGTGCGCGGCGCAGATGGCGGCGATCGGCGCGGTGGCGCTGGCGCTGTCCTCGCTGACCGAGCACCCGCTCGTGGTGATGGCCGGGACGATGGCGGCGCTCATCGTGTTCGGCGTGCTGGGGACGGTGCCGTCGCTGGAGTGGCTGCGTCCGCTGCTGATCACCACCGACTGGTCCGCCGTGATCGACGTGCTGCGGGATCCGATCTTCACGGACACCTTGTCCACGGGCCTGCTGCGAGCCGGTTGCTACCTGGTCATCGGCCTGTCCGCGACGGTGTTGCGCATGGTCACCCGAGACGCGTGA
- a CDS encoding thiamine ABC transporter substrate-binding protein produces the protein MNRYLRWVAALAVASLTTGCSLIGSSGPEPAARTVTLVAHDSFVADPAVLADFERRSGIHLEVRNSGDAGELTNKLVLSRAAPLGDVAYGVDSTFASRALGAGVFAPHRSAAAERGPQRYAQDQEQRLTAIDVADVCLNIDTGWFAQHRVPEPATLRDLTDPRYRGLIALPDPTTSSPGLAFLLGTVAAFGDPGWQDYWRDLTANDVKLSAGWEEAYNQDFSGATGQGPRPIVLSYASSPAAEVDETGRPRTRALLDTCYRQVEYAGVLAGAKDPQAAGEVVDFLLSPEFQAQVPDQMYVYPAVDGVALPPGWAESAPLPQDPAELPAAEVERNRDRWVEQWRTLVRG, from the coding sequence TTGAACCGTTACCTGCGCTGGGTCGCCGCCCTTGCGGTCGCCTCGCTCACCACCGGGTGCTCGCTCATCGGGAGCTCCGGCCCGGAGCCCGCCGCGCGCACCGTCACGCTCGTCGCGCACGATTCGTTCGTCGCCGACCCCGCCGTGCTCGCCGACTTCGAACGGCGCAGCGGCATCCACCTGGAAGTCCGCAACAGCGGTGACGCGGGCGAGCTGACGAACAAGCTGGTGCTGTCCCGAGCCGCGCCGCTCGGCGACGTCGCCTACGGCGTCGACTCGACGTTCGCGTCCCGCGCGCTCGGCGCAGGCGTGTTCGCGCCGCACCGGTCCGCCGCGGCCGAACGCGGACCGCAGCGGTACGCGCAGGACCAGGAGCAGCGGCTCACCGCGATCGACGTCGCCGACGTGTGCCTGAACATCGACACCGGCTGGTTCGCGCAGCACCGGGTGCCGGAGCCCGCGACGTTGCGCGACCTCACCGACCCCCGCTACCGCGGGCTGATCGCGTTACCGGACCCGACGACGTCCTCACCCGGGCTCGCGTTCCTGCTCGGCACCGTCGCCGCCTTCGGCGATCCCGGCTGGCAGGACTACTGGCGGGACCTGACCGCGAACGACGTGAAGCTCTCCGCCGGGTGGGAAGAGGCCTACAACCAGGACTTCTCCGGAGCCACCGGGCAGGGGCCGCGGCCGATCGTGCTGTCCTACGCCTCCTCGCCCGCAGCGGAGGTCGACGAGACCGGTCGGCCCCGGACTCGGGCACTGCTCGACACCTGCTACCGGCAGGTCGAGTACGCCGGTGTGCTGGCCGGGGCGAAGGACCCGCAGGCCGCCGGTGAAGTCGTCGACTTCCTGCTCTCACCTGAATTCCAAGCGCAGGTGCCGGACCAGATGTACGTGTACCCCGCGGTCGACGGGGTCGCGCTGCCTCCGGGCTGGGCGGAGAGCGCGCCGCTGCCGCAGGACCCGGCGGAGCTGCCCGCCGCCGAGGTGGAACGCAACCGGGACCGCTGGGTGGAGCAGTGGCGGACGCTGGTGCGGGGATGA
- a CDS encoding ABC transporter permease has protein sequence MNHGLRRRLPVALAAVIVLGFLGLFFAWPVAAIVGLGLRGEAGAVLVEPSTWRLVGFTLGQAAASTAVALLAGLPLAYVLARLAVPGRGLLRVAVTVPFVLPTIVVGMAFRALFGADAGVLAIVLANAFFNVAVVARTVSGLWSHLDRRMEDAARSLGASRLRAFTSVTLPALLPALGSAASVVFLFSATSFGVVLVLGGGELRTLETEIYLRTVQLLDLPGAAALSLLQLAAVVAALLVATVARRRRETALRLRAPSDTARRPQGAEWWVVGLAGLVLCGLGTPIVTLLLRSVSTRDGWGLAGYRALLGTGQNGTLEVTGLEAALNSVRTAVDATWMALLFGLLASFVLVAIRRRAVAESLDLALMLPLGVSAVTVGFGYLITLGSLPGDLRTSPLLVPFAQALVVTPLVIRMVLPVLRAIDERLRQAAATLGAGPWRVRREIDVPLAARTVLAAAGFGFVIALGEFGATGFLARPDAPTLPVAIARLLGRPGELNSQLAYAACTLLMIVTVLGVVLIERLRGRTDAVEEF, from the coding sequence ATGAACCACGGCCTCCGCCGGCGGTTGCCCGTGGCGCTCGCCGCGGTGATCGTGCTCGGTTTCCTCGGGCTGTTCTTCGCCTGGCCCGTCGCGGCGATCGTCGGGCTGGGACTGCGCGGTGAAGCCGGGGCGGTGCTGGTCGAGCCGTCGACGTGGCGGCTCGTGGGCTTCACGCTCGGGCAAGCCGCCGCGTCCACCGCCGTCGCGTTGCTGGCGGGACTGCCGCTGGCCTACGTGCTGGCCCGGCTCGCGGTCCCCGGCCGCGGGCTGCTGCGGGTCGCGGTGACCGTGCCGTTCGTGCTGCCGACGATCGTGGTGGGCATGGCGTTCCGGGCGTTGTTCGGCGCCGATGCCGGGGTGCTCGCGATCGTGCTGGCCAACGCGTTCTTCAACGTCGCCGTCGTCGCGCGCACCGTGAGCGGGCTGTGGAGCCACCTCGACCGGCGGATGGAGGACGCTGCCCGATCGCTCGGCGCGAGCCGGTTGCGCGCGTTCACCTCGGTGACGCTGCCCGCGCTGCTGCCCGCACTGGGATCGGCCGCCTCGGTCGTGTTCCTGTTCAGCGCCACCAGCTTCGGCGTGGTGCTGGTGCTCGGGGGTGGTGAGCTGCGGACGCTGGAGACGGAGATCTACCTGCGCACCGTGCAGCTGCTGGACCTCCCCGGCGCGGCGGCGCTGTCGCTGCTGCAGCTCGCGGCCGTCGTCGCCGCGCTGCTGGTCGCGACCGTCGCGCGACGACGCCGGGAAACGGCGCTGCGGCTGCGCGCGCCGTCCGACACCGCGCGGCGTCCGCAGGGAGCGGAGTGGTGGGTCGTCGGGCTCGCCGGGCTGGTGCTGTGCGGGCTCGGCACGCCGATCGTGACCTTGCTGCTGCGATCGGTGTCCACCAGGGACGGGTGGGGGCTCGCGGGGTACCGGGCGCTGCTGGGCACCGGGCAGAACGGGACGTTGGAGGTCACCGGGCTCGAAGCGGCGCTCAACTCGGTGCGCACCGCCGTCGACGCGACCTGGATGGCGCTGCTGTTCGGGCTGCTGGCGTCTTTCGTGCTCGTCGCGATCCGGCGCCGGGCCGTCGCCGAAAGCCTCGACCTGGCCCTGATGCTGCCGCTGGGCGTGTCCGCGGTGACCGTCGGCTTCGGGTACCTGATCACGCTCGGTTCGCTGCCGGGAGATCTGCGGACCTCGCCGCTGCTGGTGCCGTTCGCGCAAGCGCTGGTGGTGACACCGCTGGTGATCCGCATGGTGCTGCCGGTGCTGCGGGCCATCGACGAACGACTGCGCCAGGCCGCCGCGACGTTGGGCGCCGGGCCGTGGCGGGTCCGGCGCGAGATCGACGTTCCGCTCGCCGCGCGAACCGTGCTGGCCGCGGCGGGTTTCGGATTCGTCATCGCGCTCGGCGAGTTCGGTGCCACCGGCTTCCTCGCCCGGCCCGACGCGCCGACCCTGCCCGTGGCCATCGCCCGGCTGCTCGGCAGGCCCGGCGAGCTCAATTCGCAACTCGCCTACGCCGCGTGCACGTTGCTGATGATCGTCACCGTGCTCGGCGTCGTGCTCATCGAGCGGCTCCGAGGACGTACCGACGCCGTGGAGGAATTCTGA
- a CDS encoding DUF6157 family protein: MERVDYVDTFIAVAEDCPAKTGTVPPAKGDDPSVSARTYALIAGHPYEFTSGDVLFTVFADRQGIPDEDRVHARLEFFARSQPCLRSSQLGKRYGWGIHADARGRLALYAVDGPEYAEFTSGRRSADSGAPITLTRAMRNSRARP; this comes from the coding sequence ATGGAGCGGGTGGATTACGTGGACACGTTCATCGCCGTGGCCGAGGACTGCCCGGCGAAGACGGGAACGGTGCCCCCGGCCAAGGGCGATGATCCTTCTGTCTCCGCGCGCACCTACGCGCTGATCGCGGGGCATCCGTACGAGTTCACGTCCGGCGACGTCCTGTTCACCGTCTTCGCGGATCGGCAGGGCATCCCGGACGAAGATCGGGTCCACGCCCGCCTCGAGTTCTTCGCGCGCAGCCAGCCGTGCCTGCGTTCCTCCCAGCTCGGCAAGCGCTACGGCTGGGGCATCCACGCCGACGCCCGCGGCCGCCTGGCCTTGTACGCCGTGGACGGCCCGGAGTACGCGGAGTTCACCTCCGGCCGGCGAAGCGCCGACTCGGGCGCACCGATCACCCTCACGAGGGCCATGCGCAACTCGCGCGCGCGGCCGTGA
- a CDS encoding GNAT family N-acetyltransferase, giving the protein MEFEVDDDPRRVDRDAVWEFLSTEAYWGRNRTREAFDRQVDGAWRIVAAYRKQDGRLLGFARAFSDGVLSAYLADVFVLPAARGHGVGVELVRAMIEDGPGRDFRWMLHTADAHGLYERFGFAAPDSDFLERPSG; this is encoded by the coding sequence GTGGAATTCGAAGTCGATGACGACCCGCGACGCGTCGATCGCGACGCCGTGTGGGAGTTCCTGTCCACCGAGGCGTACTGGGGCCGCAACCGGACCAGGGAAGCGTTCGACCGCCAAGTCGACGGCGCGTGGCGCATCGTCGCCGCCTACCGGAAGCAGGACGGCCGGTTGCTCGGCTTCGCCCGAGCCTTCTCGGACGGAGTGCTCAGCGCGTACCTCGCGGACGTGTTCGTCCTGCCCGCCGCGCGCGGGCACGGGGTGGGCGTCGAGCTGGTGCGGGCCATGATCGAGGACGGGCCGGGCCGGGACTTCCGGTGGATGCTGCACACGGCGGACGCGCACGGCCTGTACGAGCGGTTCGGATTCGCGGCGCCCGACTCGGATTTCCTGGAACGACCGTCCGGCTGA
- a CDS encoding 4a-hydroxytetrahydrobiopterin dehydratase produces MTELLNDTQVAEALAGLPEWAQDGTTITRTVEFASFPQAIQGVNRIAEIAESENHHPDIDIRWRKVTFSLSTHSQGGITAKDVTLAEEIDGVVDALS; encoded by the coding sequence ATGACCGAACTGCTGAACGACACCCAGGTCGCCGAAGCGCTCGCCGGACTGCCGGAGTGGGCCCAGGACGGAACCACGATCACGCGGACGGTGGAGTTCGCGAGCTTCCCGCAGGCCATCCAGGGCGTGAACCGGATCGCGGAGATCGCCGAGAGCGAGAACCACCACCCGGACATCGACATCCGCTGGCGCAAGGTCACGTTCTCGCTGTCGACGCATTCGCAGGGCGGCATCACGGCGAAGGACGTCACGCTGGCGGAGGAGATCGACGGGGTCGTCGACGCCCTGTCCTGA
- a CDS encoding ABC transporter ATP-binding protein yields MGLEVHGLTVRFGETTAVREVDLSVLDGEVLALLGPSGCGKSTLLRTVAGLERPTAGAVRWNGRDLDAVPVHQRRFGMVFQDGQLFPHRDVAGNVGFGPRMRGVGGAARAARVAELLELVGLAGYGARRVTDLSGGEAQRVALARALAADPELLLLDEPLSALDRMLRERLAVDLAALLGQGPSTALVVTHDHDEAFTLADRVAVMARGAVLQADTPALLWRHPADDEVAEFLGCTTFLPATVRDGTATCALGTVEVTAKDGDARLGLRAAGVRAERARPDVPGGAEPVGTVRERVHRHDHVRLAVNVPEFGRVEAVAHIADAPAIEDEVRLRLDPDGIALVGGD; encoded by the coding sequence ATGGGGCTGGAAGTGCACGGGCTCACCGTCCGCTTCGGCGAGACGACGGCGGTGCGAGAGGTGGATCTGTCCGTGCTGGACGGCGAGGTCCTGGCGCTGCTCGGGCCGTCCGGTTGCGGCAAGTCCACCCTGCTGCGGACCGTCGCCGGGCTGGAACGGCCCACGGCGGGAGCGGTGCGCTGGAACGGGCGCGACCTCGACGCGGTCCCGGTGCACCAGCGCAGGTTCGGGATGGTCTTCCAGGACGGGCAGCTGTTCCCGCACCGCGACGTGGCGGGCAACGTCGGCTTCGGGCCGCGGATGCGCGGCGTCGGCGGGGCCGCCCGAGCCGCGCGCGTCGCGGAACTGCTGGAGCTGGTCGGCCTCGCCGGATACGGCGCGCGCCGGGTCACCGACCTATCCGGCGGCGAAGCCCAGCGGGTCGCGCTCGCCCGCGCGCTCGCCGCCGACCCGGAACTGCTGCTGCTGGACGAACCGCTGTCCGCGCTCGACCGGATGCTCCGGGAACGGCTCGCCGTCGACCTCGCCGCGCTGCTCGGGCAGGGCCCGTCGACCGCGCTGGTCGTCACGCACGACCACGACGAGGCGTTCACCCTCGCCGATCGGGTCGCCGTCATGGCGCGGGGCGCGGTCCTGCAGGCCGACACGCCCGCACTGCTGTGGCGGCACCCCGCCGACGACGAAGTGGCCGAATTCCTCGGCTGCACCACGTTCCTACCGGCGACCGTCCGCGACGGAACGGCGACCTGCGCGCTGGGGACCGTCGAGGTGACCGCGAAGGACGGCGACGCGCGGCTCGGCCTGCGCGCCGCCGGAGTGCGCGCCGAGCGGGCCCGGCCCGACGTCCCCGGCGGAGCCGAACCGGTCGGCACCGTGCGGGAACGCGTCCACCGGCACGATCACGTGCGGCTCGCGGTGAACGTGCCCGAGTTCGGCCGGGTGGAGGCGGTCGCGCACATCGCCGACGCGCCCGCGATCGAAGACGAGGTGCGGCTGAGGCTGGACCCCGACGGAATCGCGCTCGTCGGCGGGGACTGA